The genomic interval CTAAGTGTGAAATATACCGGCCGATTTCAGGTTCACCCATGTTGTTTGGGTGACGTTTATTGTGAAACAGGACGTACTTTCTTATCCAGTGAATATAAGTTTTTTCCGTGGAGTAGCTGTAGTGCATGGTACGAATAGCGATGCGAACGCGCTCAAGAAGTTTTGGCTGCTTTGAACCGTTTTGGGATGCCATGGTCATTCCTTCGACTCCCGTTATTTGACTCAGATGCAAAATTGCTAGCAACCGGGGAGACACGGTCACGAGCCCATCAAGACCCGCGACCGCGGTTGAAGTTCCTGAGTTAAAACGAACTTCCATTAGACGAACTCATAATCCATAATGAGCCCTCAATTGTTAAAGATAGTTAAAAACTGATATGAAGTCAAGAGTTTGTTGGAGAATTTTCCAAATTAGAGAGCACAAGTTGCGCTTTGAAATGCCGACTTGAGTTTCGTTAAAGTTGCGTTAAAATTTGAGTAAACATGGGTAAATTTGAGAATACAAAGAAAGAAAAAAACCCTCAAAAAATGAGAGCGTTTTCTGCTATTTCTATTGAAATTAGCCTTGTACGCCAGGAGGGACTCGAACCCACAACCTTTGGCTCCGGAGGCCAACGCTCTATTCTCGGAACTAATAAATTGGTTATTAAAGTCTCTATACCTTGCATGTTAGCCCTACTCTGATCAGCGTAATTCGGTGAAGGTTAAAATCAACCCCCAAAAAGTGGGTGCAATTTCCTCCTTGTATAACCGAAGCAACGTTAGGGAAGTTCAGTCACTGTGGTATAGTCTAAAAGCAAGTGCCCAACTCTTTCTTGAGCTTGAAACGAGTTACCAGCCGCTCTGGTGATTCAAAGCTCCAGTTGCTTTCGCCTCGTGGATGAAGCCCTTCTTTCATCCTCACCGGTGCTGAGATGTTGGGCGGGAATTTGAGGACGGTCGAGCAGCTTTCATAAGTTTCCTCCAGAACTCTCGATCGAAGAACTGGTAATCTGCCTTGCCATCCTTGAACACAGCACTGGCGCCAAGTCGCGTAATGACAATGTTCAAGCTCGGGACGACGTACACCCTGCGGTCACCGTCGCCACGTGCTGCGACTAAGTCATTTGGTGCTGTCGGAATGAAGGAGCCCGGCCTAAGGTTATTTTGATGCACATCCATCCAGTCGTCTTGGCCGTTCACCCAGAAAAGAAAGCCGAAAGCTGGGTTCATCGATTGTGATGACCTAAGTGTTTCCCGCAGGTAGCTCTCACTGACAATCACGTCACCATCCCAGGCACCTTCTGCCAAAATCAGTAGTCCCAGGCGGGCCAGATCTCGGGTGGATGATACGAACCCATAAGAGTTTTTCGATTTGCCCG from candidate division KSB1 bacterium carries:
- a CDS encoding serine hydrolase, producing the protein MRHLLSMTSGLTRGLEYEAPAGERWLYSTSAYKHLIEVLTKVSRVELSDYTSEWLTVKIGMKDSRWVTRAGKSKNSYGFVSSTRDLARLGLLILAEGAWDGDVIVSESYLRETLRSSQSMNPAFGFLFWVNGQDDWMDVHQNNLRPGSFIPTAPNDLVAARGDGDRRVYVVPSLNIVITRLGASAVFKDGKADYQFFDREFWRKLMKAARPSSNSRPTSQHR